The uncultured Trichococcus sp. DNA segment GTACGCCCGGATTGTTCATTGGCTTTAATAAAATCGGGCCAGTATCGTTATCAATAGAAAGGGAAAGTGATATGACAGACAGAAGAAAGGGACAGATCGGACTTATTTTTGTGACGATGATATGGGGTTCAGGATTCGTCGTGAGCGCAATATCGTTGGAGTATTTCTCCCCATACCAAATATTGACCATGCGTTTTTTATTGGCATTTATACTGATGGGTGCAATTTTTTTCGGCCAGCTGAAGCATGCGACCAAAAAGACCTATCTGAAAGGGATCGGCCTCGGAAGCATCCTTTACTTGGCTTTTTTGTTCCAGACGGTAGGGCTGGTCTATACGACACCTTCAAAGAATGCCTTCCTTACCGCATTCAATGTCGTGTTGGTGCCGTTCATAGGCGCATTGTTCTTCAAAAGGAAAGTGACGGCCCCGGCCATTGTGGGCGCGCTGTTATCGATCGGCGGCATCGCCGTCATTTCCCTGACCGACTTCCACAGCGTAAACTTCGGGGATATGTTGACGCTGCTCTGCGCTTTGTTCTTTGCCTTGCAGATCATCTTCACAAACCGGTTTGTGCTGGGTGAAAACATATACGCATTGACCACCATCCAGATGGGGACAGCCGCTGTGTTGGGAGTGATCGTATCCCTCGCTAGGGGAGAATTCGTGTTCGCTGCAGCCGGAGAAGGCTACTTTTCCATCTTTTACTTGGGAACGGTCAGCACGATGCTGGGCTTTCTGATCCAAACGGCCTCGCAGCAGTTCACCAAAGAGACGGAAACGGCAATCATCCTGTCGATGGAGGCAGTATTCGGGATGGTCGCTTCCGCGCTTTTTCTGAGGGAAGCGATCACGCTGCGGATGCTTGTCGGAGCAGCGTTGATATTGGCTGGCGTGCTGGTGGTGGAACTGAAACCGAAAATAGCCCTGACAGACCGAAAATCGATTACGGATGTCCAAGACTAGAAAGGTACCGGACACGGCACAGGTCATGCGAAAGGCTAAAATTTCCCGGTGAGGGGATTCTCGCCGGGAAATCGGACTCCAAGCGTCTGCGATTTCCCGATGAGGCAATCTTCACCGGGAAATCGGATCCCTTCAGGCTAAAATTTACCGGTGAACCAGCCCTCGCCGGGTTTTATGCGGCTATCAACATGCAATAAAAGAAGGTGGACCGTAAATCCGGATGATTTACGGTCCACCTTCTTTTGTTAACAATCAGTCCTGCACTTCAAATTTGTAGATTGTTTCAGCCGAATAGACTTCATCCGGTCGGAGCGTGATGTCGCCGAAGCCTTCCTGGTTGATGGCGTCAGGTAAAGCCTGCGTCTCCAGAGTGATACCTGCATACTGGATGACCGGGTTGCCGGCGATCGTGTATTTATCCACCTCGCCGTTATGCATAAAAATCACGACGCAATCCTGATCTGTGTACATTTTGACGCTTCGGCCGGATTCAGCATCGCTAAGGATCGCATCTGGTTCTCCATCCTCGTGCTGCAGCAGGAACGGATGGTCGAAGCCGGCGACTTTTTGGGTCTGCGGATGGTTCTGCTCAGCAGCAACCGCAAGCTTACCTGCGCTGCGGAAATCAAACGGGGTCCCTTCCGCAGGCAACAAGGCGCCAGAAGGAAGGTTTTCGTCGCTCAATTCGGCAAAAGCCGTGCTGTTCAGTTGCAGCTCGTGCTGCAGGATCGGTTTGTTGATGTCGCCGCTCAGGTTGAAATAGACATGGTTCGTCGGGTTGAACAAGGTCGCTTGATCGGTTGTGGCCCGATAAGTGACTTTCCATTCACTATCGGAAGTGAGCGTGTAGCTGACCGTTACCGAAAGTGTTCCAGGATAGCCATTGGCGCCGTCTGCATCGATTGTTGTGAAGTGGATGCTGGCCTCGTCAGCGGATGCCTGTACCTCCGCATCCCAGACAAGCGTATCCAATCCGGCCGGGCCGCCGTGGAGTTGATTGCCTCCTTCATTCACGACCACTTGATGCGCTGTTCCGTCCAAATCAAAAGCCCCTTTGGTGATGCGTCCGGCAACCCGGCCGATAGTGGCTCCGTAATACGGTCGATGCGTCACGTAATCATCCAATGAATCCATCGCCAAAATAACGTTCTCCGTCTTTCCGTTTTTATCCGGCATCAAAAGTTCCGTGATGGTGGCGCCGTAGGTCATTGCTGTAAGGGAGATGCCGTTCGGATTCATCAAGGTATAAGCCACGACATCCTTTCCGTGAGCTTGCCCGATTATTTCTTCAGATACTTTCATTTTGTTTCCACTCTCCTGATTGTTTAGTGTAAGGCGAAGTAATCAATCCGCTATATTTTACTTGGAATTCTATTTAAGTTCCCTCTCTATTGTAAGCGTTTGATTTACCCGAAGCAATAAAAATAGTAAAATATTTGATAAATTAAGTGAAAATTTACTGATGCCTATAAATTCATCAAAAAAAGTGCCGAATTAAAGCAGAAAATGTCTGAAAAACATGATTCAGGCAACTGAAAGCGGTATAATAGGATGAGGTGCGAGTATGCTGTTCCATGACAAATCGGACAGGTGTCGAAAGGGATCCGGTGGTGGCAACGCACGCGAAAACTAACCAATTGGAGTGATAAATTTATGCTAGTAGGTGGAATTGAAGCAGGCGGAACAAAATTTGTGTGCGCTGTCGGGAATGAAAAAAATGAGTTGTTGGAACGGGTTGCTTTCCCGACCACTACGCCGGAAGAAACACTGGAGCAGGTGTTTGCTTTCTTTGATCGTTTTGATTTAGCTGCAATCGGAATCGGTTCCTTTGGTCCGATCGATGTCAATAAAGACTCGGAAACATATGGCCATATTCTTTCTACACCAAAGTTGGCTTGGAAAGATTTTGATTTCCTGGGTGCCATGAAAGCAAGATATGCTGTTCCGATGGGGTGGACTACGGATGTGAACGGTGCTGCTTTAGGGGAATCCGCTTTGGGCGCTGCAAAAGGGATGAAGAACATCATGTACATCACAATCGGCACAGGTGTTGGAGCCGGTGCGATCGTCGATGGAAAAATACTGGAAGGCATCGGGCATCCGGAAATGGGGCATATACTGGTGCGGCCGCACGAACATGACCACTATGAAGGTTTCTGCCCTTACCACGGCAACTGCCTCGAAGGCATGGCAGCCGGTCCTTCAATCGACGGACGTCTGGGGAAAGCCGGTAAAGACGTTGAACCTACTGATGCGGTCTGGGATTACATCGCTTATTATATCGCGCAAGCTTTGGAAGCCTACACGGTCATTCTGCGTCCGGAGCGGATTGTATTGGGCGGTGGCGTCATGAAGGTCCCTGGTATGCTTGATAATATCAAAGGGAAATTTACGAAGCTGCTTGCCGACTATGTGCCGGTCCCTGCTGTCGATGATTACCTCGTGACACCAGGCTTGGGCGACGATGCCGGCATAACCGGTGCGATCATATTAGCGAATGAAGTGAAAGCTTAAAAAATATCGGATAGACAACAGAAAAAGCGGCCCCTTCCCGACGAAGCTATCGTCAGGAAGGGGTCGCTTCTCTTTTGCGCTTTTCTTAGCTGTTTTTCGGGCCGGGAGTGGAGGCGATCAGTCCTATCTTGCCGGATAAGGACCAAGCCGAAACGGTCGCAGGCAGGATAAAGTGATCGCCTTTTTGCAATGGATAGGTTTTTCCGTCGACAGTCAGGCTGCCGCTGCCTTCGATGACGCTTCCCAAGGTGTAGGGATCCGTCTTTTTGAAGGCCATTTCCGAAAGGATGTCCCACTTGTAGACAGTGAAATAGTCGCTTTCGATGAAAGTAGTCACGGTATTGCCGTC contains these protein-coding regions:
- a CDS encoding DMT family transporter is translated as MTDRRKGQIGLIFVTMIWGSGFVVSAISLEYFSPYQILTMRFLLAFILMGAIFFGQLKHATKKTYLKGIGLGSILYLAFLFQTVGLVYTTPSKNAFLTAFNVVLVPFIGALFFKRKVTAPAIVGALLSIGGIAVISLTDFHSVNFGDMLTLLCALFFALQIIFTNRFVLGENIYALTTIQMGTAAVLGVIVSLARGEFVFAAAGEGYFSIFYLGTVSTMLGFLIQTASQQFTKETETAIILSMEAVFGMVASALFLREAITLRMLVGAALILAGVLVVELKPKIALTDRKSITDVQD
- a CDS encoding aldose epimerase family protein; this encodes MKVSEEIIGQAHGKDVVAYTLMNPNGISLTAMTYGATITELLMPDKNGKTENVILAMDSLDDYVTHRPYYGATIGRVAGRITKGAFDLDGTAHQVVVNEGGNQLHGGPAGLDTLVWDAEVQASADEASIHFTTIDADGANGYPGTLSVTVSYTLTSDSEWKVTYRATTDQATLFNPTNHVYFNLSGDINKPILQHELQLNSTAFAELSDENLPSGALLPAEGTPFDFRSAGKLAVAAEQNHPQTQKVAGFDHPFLLQHEDGEPDAILSDAESGRSVKMYTDQDCVVIFMHNGEVDKYTIAGNPVIQYAGITLETQALPDAINQEGFGDITLRPDEVYSAETIYKFEVQD
- a CDS encoding ROK family protein translates to MLVGGIEAGGTKFVCAVGNEKNELLERVAFPTTTPEETLEQVFAFFDRFDLAAIGIGSFGPIDVNKDSETYGHILSTPKLAWKDFDFLGAMKARYAVPMGWTTDVNGAALGESALGAAKGMKNIMYITIGTGVGAGAIVDGKILEGIGHPEMGHILVRPHEHDHYEGFCPYHGNCLEGMAAGPSIDGRLGKAGKDVEPTDAVWDYIAYYIAQALEAYTVILRPERIVLGGGVMKVPGMLDNIKGKFTKLLADYVPVPAVDDYLVTPGLGDDAGITGAIILANEVKA